GGGTCTGCCTGGCCGGGGCCCGTGTGCGACGGCGGGGAGATCACCCAGTCGTCGTCACCGCCGCCGAAGGGCCGGCCGCCGGGCTGCTGCCGGCCGGTCTCCTGCGGGTAGCCGGGCGGGGACGGCGGGCCGGACGGCTGATAGGCCTGCGGAACTCCGGGGCCTCCGGGACCGCCCTGGCCGCCGTGACCTCCGGGGCCGCCCTGGCCCGGGAAGCCGGGACCTGCCGTGGGCGCGGGCCCGGGAGAGCCGGGCCGCGGGGGCTCGCCGCCGAAGCCCGAGGGGCCGCCGTCACCGGGGCGGGCCGGGCCGGGCGGACGGCCGCCGGGTCCGGACGGCTCGCGACCGAACGGGTCGCCGGACGGGCCGGACGGCTCGCGTCCGAAAGGATCGGCGGACTGCCCGCCCTGCTCACGCCGGTAGGGGTCCGAGGGCGGACCCGAAGGCTGCCCGAAGGGATCGCCGGCCGGGCCGGGCGGACGGCCGCCGGGTCCGGACGGCTCACGGCCGAAGGGGTCGCCGCCCGGAGCGGTCGGGGGGCCTCCGAAGGCGCCCGCCGGGGGACCGCCGAGCGGACCGGAGGCGCCACCGGGTCTGCCCGGAGCACCGGGGCCGCCGGGGCCGCCGGAAGCACCCGGCTCGCGGCCGAAGGGTCCGCCGGCCTGCCCCGCGGGGCCGCCCACGCCGCCGGGACCGCCCTGGCGCCCCGACGGTTCGCCGCCGAACGGCGGGCCCGACGGAATCGGTTCCGCGGGACGGTTCACCTGCGACGGACGGGAACCCTGGTACTCGAAGGAATCACCGCCCCCGTAGGACGGCGGCGGTGGCTGGAAGCGCCCGCCGGGACCCGGACCGCCCTGACCCGGACCACCCGGACCACCCGGACCACCCGGACCACCCGGACCACCCGGTCCGCCGGGACCCATGTGGCCGGGGCCGCCGGGGCCACCGGGTCCGCCCGGGCCGGGGGACGGTGTGCGCGGGGCGGCCGGGGTGTACGAGGTCGCCGTGTTGGTGAGGAAGTTCCACCGGCACTCCTCGCAGAAGGGCGCGCCGCCCTCTCGGGGTGTGCGGCACTGCGGGCAGAGCTCGGGTTCGTGGCCGGGCACCGAGGACATGGGGCGTCCGCCGGGCCGGCCGCCGCCCTGGCCGGGCGGGGGCGGCGGGAAGCCGTAGCCGCCGCCGGCGGTGGGGGGCGGCGGGGGCGGGGGCGGAGGTACGGCACCGGCCATGCGGTGACCGCAGACCTCGCACCAGTCGTCGGAACCCGACTGGTGTCCGTTCGGGCAGGTCGGCATGTCGGCGCGTCCCCCTCTCTTCTTCGGTGTCCCGGGAAGCCTTCGGCGGCCCGGGAGCTGGTTCAGGTCACTTCTTTACACGAACAGTCTTTGTGGACCGGGTCTCGAGCGTCATCTCGTCGGCGTCCGCGACCTTGGCCTTCAGTCGCACAGTACCTGTCGTGGCATCGACCACGTCCACCACCTTCGCAAGCAGTTTCGCAGTATCCGCGTTCCCCGAGACGCTCGCGAGCTGGACCGCGCGGCCCAGTTTGGCCGTCGCTCCATCCATATCTCCCACTTTGCGGAGATCGAGCCCCTGTTGGATGACCTGTGCCAGTTCGGCCTGGCCGGTGTAGTGGGCGACCTGAGGGTTGATCGACGTGGAGGCGGCCATGTCATCGGTCCAGACGGCCCTCACGAGCCCCTGTGCGCCCAGGTTCCGGACGCTGCCCCCGGCCTCCGGGACCACCAGCGAGACCCGTGCGGCGAGCATCTCCTGGCCGACGTTCGCCGCCGGGACCTCGACGCACACGTGGTAGTCACGGGACTCGTCGCCCCAGGAACCGGTGGGGTAGTCGCCCGCCCGCGGGCCTGCCTCCGTACGGCGTCCGGTCAGCTCCTCGACCGTCGGGGCGACCTGCTTGACGAACTTGATGGCGGTGCCGACCGGGGTCCACAGCCGCAGCGCGACGTCCGCGACCTCCTTGCCCATCGCCGTCTCCATCATCTGCGTGAAGTCGGCGGCGAGGCCGGCCGGGTCGGCGACGATGTCGGCGGTGCCGAGCAGGGCGGACGCGATCCCTGTGACTTCTTTCACTTCCCAGTCGGTGCCCACGCCGCGTGCGTCACAGGTGAATCGGCCGGCGCAGTCGTCGAGGGCCGCCTTGAGGTCCTGCGGCGACTCGTGCTCGTTGCGGCCGTCGGTCAGCAGGATGCCGTGCCGGATGGCGACGTCCGCCGTGGACAGCAGCCGGTCGGCCAGCCGCAGCCAGGTGCCGATCGCGGTGCCGCCGCCCGCGCTCAGCCGGCGCAGCGCCTGCTTGGCCTGTTCGCGGGTGGTCGCGTCGGCGACCGCGAGCCGGCCCCCGCCGGGGTAGACCTCCTTGGCGACGTGCGTGCCGCCGATCACCGAGAAGTGCACCCCGTCGCGCAGGGTGTCGACGGCGGCGGCGGTGGCGTCGCGGGCGTTGCGCATCTTGGTCGGCGGGTAGTCCATCGAGCCGGAGCAGTCCACCATGATCGCCACGGCGGCGGACGGGCCCTGGCTCGGCGAGTAGAGGTGCGGCGCGGCTGCCGCGCTGCCCACCGTGCCGCCGCCGGTGGCGGTGACCGTGACGATGGCGCTGACCTCGCGGCCGCCTTCCGGCAGGTACTCGTTCTGATAGACGTCCACCGAGAACTGCGGCACGTTCGACTTCGAGAAATTGGCCATGCCTACTCAAATCCCCCTCGGAAACCCCACGTCGGTGAGGCGATGTCTGGGCACGGACCGGTCCCCTCCGGTCCGCACGCGTGCTTCCCCGTGATTGCCGTGATCGCCGTGAATCCCGGGGTTCGTGTGCTGCCCGTGATTCCCGGGTTTCCCGTAGTTCGTTCTGCGGCCTCAGGCCGATCCTGCCCCCTGCGCGGGGGCGGGGAACGGCACGACGGCCACTGTTACGTTGTCGTGGCCCCCGCCGTCGAGGGCGTGGCCGACCAGTACGCGTGCGCTGTGCAGGGGCCGGGCCGAGGCGTCCGGCGGGACGACGCCCGCCATCTCCTCCGCGGCCTCCGCGTAGTTCCACAGGCCGTCCGTGCACACCACCACCACACCAGGGCGGTCCGGCTTGAAGGAAGCGGTGTGCGGCTCGAGTTCGTAGGCGTCGGCGCCGAGCCAGCCGGTGATCGCGTGGGCGCGCTCGTCGGCGTAGGCCTCCGCCTCGTTCATCAGGCCCGCGGCGACCATCTGCGCGGCCCACGAGTCGTCCTCGGTGAGGCGGGCCGGGGGTGAGCTGCGGTCCGCCGGGACCCAGTAGGCCCGGCTGTCGCCGACCCACCCGACGACCAGCAGCCCGGCGGTGACCACCGAGCCCACCAGGGTGCAGGCGGGGGCGTTCTGGTGCGGCGCGTGCTCACGGGCCGTGGCGGGTTCCCCGGCCAGCGCGTTGACCGCGTGCGAGGCGGCGACGATCGCCTCGTGCATGGCCTGTTGGGGGTGCGTGCCCTGTGGCAGAGCGGCCAGCAGCGTCTCGCTCGCCGCCTTCGACGCGGCGAGGGAGGCGTCGTCCGGGCGGGTCGCGGAGGACACGCCGTCGCAGACGATCGCCACGAGCGCCGGCGTGCCGTCGGGCAGGGCGGTGCAGCCGAGGCCGAAGGCGTCCTCGTTGCGGTGGTGGCGCAGACCGCGGTCGCTGACGGCGGCGATCGGGCCCGACTCCAGTTCCATGTGGTCGCGTTCGCGCGGCTGGGCGTGGCCGCAGTTCTCGCAGTACCCGTCGTCGTCGACCCGGCCCGCACGGCAGGCCACGCACACCTTCGCGCTCTCCGCCACGACGGCGGCCTCGGCGGCGACCCGCGGGTCCGGCGCCTGCAGGGCGTACTCGTCCGGCTCCGCGGGCCGGTCGAACCGGACGCCGGAGA
The window above is part of the Streptomyces sp. NBC_00425 genome. Proteins encoded here:
- a CDS encoding PP2C family serine/threonine-protein phosphatase — protein: MSQMPRQAALPTCPSCAEPLDAGDRFCGACGYDLSVVPPSPDDHPTLTMNGSALPAPAEAGGAVREVRDDRRAQEAPPGAPTAPGVSGVSGGPGAAGVSGSPGTADVSGVSGVSGVAAGSGVSDVSGVRFDRPAEPDEYALQAPDPRVAAEAAVVAESAKVCVACRAGRVDDDGYCENCGHAQPRERDHMELESGPIAAVSDRGLRHHRNEDAFGLGCTALPDGTPALVAIVCDGVSSATRPDDASLAASKAASETLLAALPQGTHPQQAMHEAIVAASHAVNALAGEPATAREHAPHQNAPACTLVGSVVTAGLLVVGWVGDSRAYWVPADRSSPPARLTEDDSWAAQMVAAGLMNEAEAYADERAHAITGWLGADAYELEPHTASFKPDRPGVVVVCTDGLWNYAEAAEEMAGVVPPDASARPLHSARVLVGHALDGGGHDNVTVAVVPFPAPAQGAGSA
- a CDS encoding vWA domain-containing protein, which translates into the protein MANFSKSNVPQFSVDVYQNEYLPEGGREVSAIVTVTATGGGTVGSAAAAPHLYSPSQGPSAAVAIMVDCSGSMDYPPTKMRNARDATAAAVDTLRDGVHFSVIGGTHVAKEVYPGGGRLAVADATTREQAKQALRRLSAGGGTAIGTWLRLADRLLSTADVAIRHGILLTDGRNEHESPQDLKAALDDCAGRFTCDARGVGTDWEVKEVTGIASALLGTADIVADPAGLAADFTQMMETAMGKEVADVALRLWTPVGTAIKFVKQVAPTVEELTGRRTEAGPRAGDYPTGSWGDESRDYHVCVEVPAANVGQEMLAARVSLVVPEAGGSVRNLGAQGLVRAVWTDDMAASTSINPQVAHYTGQAELAQVIQQGLDLRKVGDMDGATAKLGRAVQLASVSGNADTAKLLAKVVDVVDATTGTVRLKAKVADADEMTLETRSTKTVRVKK
- a CDS encoding FHA domain-containing protein — protein: MPTCPNGHQSGSDDWCEVCGHRMAGAVPPPPPPPPPTAGGGYGFPPPPPGQGGGRPGGRPMSSVPGHEPELCPQCRTPREGGAPFCEECRWNFLTNTATSYTPAAPRTPSPGPGGPGGPGGPGHMGPGGPGGPGGPGGPGGPGGPGQGGPGPGGRFQPPPPSYGGGDSFEYQGSRPSQVNRPAEPIPSGPPFGGEPSGRQGGPGGVGGPAGQAGGPFGREPGASGGPGGPGAPGRPGGASGPLGGPPAGAFGGPPTAPGGDPFGREPSGPGGRPPGPAGDPFGQPSGPPSDPYRREQGGQSADPFGREPSGPSGDPFGREPSGPGGRPPGPARPGDGGPSGFGGEPPRPGSPGPAPTAGPGFPGQGGPGGHGGQGGPGGPGVPQAYQPSGPPSPPGYPQETGRQQPGGRPFGGGDDDWVISPPSHTGPGQADPRSQGAPQGGGGYGYPQTGATQAPPPPNPAYSQQPATWTATIGPDRSYFMAMMHRSGPEAAGLNLPAYSPEQQRTLTGNQITIGRRRHSTGETPDIDLSVPPEDPGVSHQHAVLVQQPDGSWAVVDQNSTNGTTVNGSEEPIQPFVPVPLQDGDQVHVGAWTTITVRRG